Genomic window (Pseudomonas azadiae):
TGACCGGCCCTGCGATAGCCCGCGAAAACGGGCTATCGCTGGCGTCGATAGTCACCATCAGCCCAATGAAGTTCTCTAAAAAACTGCAACGCGTAACATCAAACCCATACCAGAGACACCCAACTTAAACACTCGGAGCACACCCTCATGAAACGCCAAATCTTGCTTAGCCTTGCTTTCTCGGTACTTGCTGCAAACGCATTCGCTCACCCGGTCGTCGCTGAAGGCGGTTCGGATCGTCTGATTGAAAGTCGTGTGGCCGAGGGTGGTTCCGACCGCCTGCTGGAGCGTCGTATAGCCGAAGGCGGTGCTGATCGTCTGCAGGAACGCGGTCTGGCCGAAGGTGGCGCTGACCGTCTGCAGGAACGCGGTCTGGCCGAAGGTGGCGCTGACCGTCTGCAGGAACGCGGTCTGGCCGAAGGTGGCGCTGACCGTCTGCAGGAACGCGGTCTGGCCGAAGGTGGCGCTGACCGTCTGCAGGGTAACAACGCTTAACCCCGCGCAGCTTGCGGGAACCCCAAACCGGCCTGATCAGCCGGTTTTTTTTCGCCTTCGATTTTAGATATAGAACCACCGCTCCACGTGGGAATGCCGCCTGGGACGCTGGATCTGGCTTACCTGCGACGGTCATTGGCATCTACACATCTTTTTCGAGGACGTGCGAACATTTGTAGTGAGCGGGCTTGCCCCGCGCCGGGTGGCGAAGCCGCCCCAATAAAGGCGCCGCCGAGTTCCAGATAAATCCAAGTCGCCTGGTACGGGGCGGCTTCGCCCCCCAGCGCGGGACAAGCCCGCTCACTACAGGGAGATTTGTCAGCCTTTGAAAGTTGTGTAGGTACGTATGCTGCGATAGCGGTCTATCAGGAAATAAACTGCTGACTGACCCACCGCTATCGCAGGCAAGCCAGCTCCCACCTTTTGACCGCGGTGAGCAAGGCCTCTCCCACACGGTTTGGTGTCGGTAAAGACAGTTCATTTAATGCGGTAGTGGAACGTATTGCGCACCGCCGGCACAGGAACGGGCTTGCCATCGACCATTCTTGGCTGGTAGCGAAAGGTATTCGCGGCCGCCAGTGAAGGCCGCATGAATAACGGATGGCAGCCCTCCAGCACCTTGGGGTTTTCCACGCGGCCCTGGGTGTTGACGGTGTACTCCACCGAACAATCGCCTTCGATGCTCTTGTCCAGCGCACGCTCGGGGTAGTCCGGCGCTTGCTTGCTCAAGGGCTGGTATTGGCGGCTGTCGAATGCAGGGGTGGCCGCCGCGGGAGCGGGACGTGCGCGCTCGGCGGCGAGGCGTTCCCGGGCCTGGCGTTGTTGCTCCAGCTCGCGACTTTGCTGTTCGCTGGCTAACCTTTCCTGCTGCTGCTCGAGCTTCTTTTGCTCGACCCGCTTGCGCGTCAACGCGGCTTTCTCGAGTTTTTGCGCCTGGATCTGCGGGTCGACAGTGGGCTTCACGGGGGCAGGAACGGCGACGGGCTCCGGGGTTGGCGCGACCGCAACTGGTTCCGGCGCTGGAGCCGGAGCCGGAGCCGGCGGCAGCATCACCAATTGGGTATGCATCACCCTCGGCGCTTGCACCGGCGGTTTTTCCGCCGACCACTCCACCATCAGGGCCGCCAGCACGCCCACATGCAGCATAACCGCCAGGCTCGCTGCCACGCTGTGTCTGCACAACCCGGACGTCGCCCGGGGCGCCATCGTTCGTGCCGGGCCGTGCGTGATCATCGCCGTCATTGCGCTGCCTCGGTCACCAGCCCCAGGTTGCTCACACCGCCCTTCTGCAACACCGCCATGGCCGCGACCACGCGACCGTAGCCGGCGTTTTCGTCGGCGCGGATATACACCTGGGTGTCACTGCGCGCCGCCACCACCTGCATGACCTTGGCGCCCATTTCGTCGAGGGTCACGGCGCTGTCGGTCTGGTGCCGGGTATCGAGTTCACCGCCGAGGTTCCAGTAATAACCCCCGTCGGCTTTCACCGACAACGTAAGGATCTGTTGGCGAGTGTCGGTGGCCAGCGCCTCGGCGGCCACTTTAGGCAGTTCGATCTTTATGCCTTGGGTGAGCATCGGCGCGGTGACCATGAAGATCACCAGCAGCACCAGCATCACGTCGATGTAGGGCACCACGTTCATCTCGGCCTTGGGCCCGTGCTTGCGTTGCGGCCTTACTAACATGGGATCGCTCCAATTCAGGCGGCCGCGGCCAGGTTGATCGGCGTGCCGCTCAGGGCGCGATGCAGGCGCACTTGCAGTTCATTGCCGAAGGCGTAGTAACGGGTGAGCAGGGTCTGGCTGCGCGCCGCAAAGCGGTTATAGGCGATCACCGCCGGAATCGCTGCAAACAAGCCGATCGCCGTGGCGATCAGAGCTTCGGCGATGCCTGGCGCGACCGTCGACAGCGTGGCCTGTTGCACCTGGGACAAGCCAATAAAGGAATTCATGATGCCCCATACCGTGCCGAACAAACCGATGTAGGGGCTGACCGAGCCCACGGTGGCGAGAAATTGCAGGCCCTTTTCCAACTCGATTTCCTGTTCGGTGATCGCGACCTGCAAAGCCCGCTCCACACCTTCCAGCGCCGCTGGATCATGGCTGTGCAGGTGTTGGTATTCCTGCATCCCCGCGATGAAGATCGGCGCAATGCCCCCCTCGCCCGCCTGCACGGTCTCGCGGTACAGCGCCTGCAAGTCGGGGCCGGCGCGAAAGCGCTGCATGAAGCCATTCAACTGGCGTTCCAGGCGCCGCAGCACACTGCCGCGCTGGATAATCAGGTACCAACTGAGCAAGGATGCCAACAGCAAGGTGACCATCACCGCCTTGACCAACAGGCTGGCGTCACTGATCAGGCCCCAGATCGTCATATGTTCCATCGTCGCGTGCATGGTTGATGCCTCCTCTGCGTTTTAACGTGCAGTGATTAAAAAGTAATGACCGGGTGATGACGGTTCACGGCAACTTCAGCGCGCGGGTCACCTCGGCCCAC
Coding sequences:
- a CDS encoding energy transducer TonB; translated protein: MTAMITHGPARTMAPRATSGLCRHSVAASLAVMLHVGVLAALMVEWSAEKPPVQAPRVMHTQLVMLPPAPAPAPAPEPVAVAPTPEPVAVPAPVKPTVDPQIQAQKLEKAALTRKRVEQKKLEQQQERLASEQQSRELEQQRQARERLAAERARPAPAAATPAFDSRQYQPLSKQAPDYPERALDKSIEGDCSVEYTVNTQGRVENPKVLEGCHPLFMRPSLAAANTFRYQPRMVDGKPVPVPAVRNTFHYRIK
- the tolR gene encoding protein TolR, which gives rise to MLVRPQRKHGPKAEMNVVPYIDVMLVLLVIFMVTAPMLTQGIKIELPKVAAEALATDTRQQILTLSVKADGGYYWNLGGELDTRHQTDSAVTLDEMGAKVMQVVAARSDTQVYIRADENAGYGRVVAAMAVLQKGGVSNLGLVTEAAQ
- the tolQ gene encoding protein TolQ; the protein is MHATMEHMTIWGLISDASLLVKAVMVTLLLASLLSWYLIIQRGSVLRRLERQLNGFMQRFRAGPDLQALYRETVQAGEGGIAPIFIAGMQEYQHLHSHDPAALEGVERALQVAITEQEIELEKGLQFLATVGSVSPYIGLFGTVWGIMNSFIGLSQVQQATLSTVAPGIAEALIATAIGLFAAIPAVIAYNRFAARSQTLLTRYYAFGNELQVRLHRALSGTPINLAAAA